In Mastacembelus armatus chromosome 22, fMasArm1.2, whole genome shotgun sequence, a genomic segment contains:
- the LOC113127780 gene encoding glutathione-specific gamma-glutamylcyclotransferase 1-like gives MKPQDIMKEKNSLWIFGYGSLVWKPDFDYKRRKIGCIKGYKRRFWHGDDFYRGNKEKPGRVVTLVEDPEARTWGVAYEVTDSQIEESLQYLNMRESVLGGYRTKMVEFIPKEKGMGPLWALVYIATSDNPIYLGPASDKEIAAQIAICSGSTGHNIEYLVRLADFMRLYCPGEEDDHLFSIEAEVLNFLLVAIR, from the exons ATGAAACCTCAAGATATTATGAAGGAAAAGAACAGCCTCTGGATATTTGGATATGGCTCCTTAGTGTGGAAACCAGACTTTGAttacaaaaggagaaaaatcGGCTGCATTAAAGGATACAAGAGGCGTTTCTGGCATGGGGATGATTTTTATCGTGGGAACAAGGAAAAG CCTGGCAGAGTGGTCACACTAGTGGAGGATCCAGAG GCTCGCACATGGGGAGTGGCCTATGAAGTGACAGACTCCCAGATTGAAGAGTCTCTTCAGTACCTGAATATGAGAGAAAGTGTGCTGGGGGGTTACAGAACAAAGATGGTGGAGTTCATCCCTAAAGAGAAGGGTATGGGTCCATTGTGGGCCCTCGTCTACATCGCTACTTCTGACAACCCCATCTACCTTGGCCCGGCCTCGGACAAGGAGATTGCTGCCCAGATTGCCATCTGCAGTGGCAGCACGGGCCACAACATTGAGTATCTGGTCCGCCTGGCGGATTTCATGAGGCTCTACTGTCCTGGGGAGGAGGATGATCACCTCTTCTCCATCGAGGCAGAAGTTTTGAACTTCCTATTGGTAGCAATTAGATAA